A window of Streptomyces sp. NBC_01224 genomic DNA:
CCGGCTGGAGCAGGAGTCGGGGGTGCTGCCGGCCGTCAACCAGATCGAGATGCACCCGCGCCTGCCGCAGGACGAACTGCGCTCCGCGCACGCCGCCAAGGGCATCGTCACGGAGAGCTGGAGCCCGCTCGGCCGCGGACGCGATCTGATGGCCGCCCCGGAGCTGGTCGCCGTCGCCGATTCGCACGGTGTGACGCCCGCTCAGGCCGTGCTGCGCTGGCACACCCAGCTCGGTGCCGTACCGATCCCCAAGTCGGCCGATCCGGGGCGGCAGCGCGAGAACCTGGACCTGTTCGGGTTCGAGCTGACGGCGGACGAGCTGGCCCGCATCTCGGCCGGGCCGCGGCAGCGGTTCGGCGGGGATCCCGAGGTCCACGAGGAGTTCTGAGGGGCTTGTCGCGTCGGTGTGTGTCCGTGCCGCCGTGTCCGCGCCACTCGGCACGGACACACCGAACGTGCGGATCACCGCACGCGCGGGGTGAGCTCCGCCATCCGGGACCAACCCTCGCCCGGCACCTCGACGTTGATGATCTCCGGAGTCTGGGCGACGAGATCCGCCATCGTGTCCATCGCCGCGGCGAAGTGCTGCGACTTCACATGGGCCTCCCCGGCCTCGGGGGAGGCGAAGGCCTCCAGCAGGACGAACTGGTCCGGGTTCTCGACGCTGTACGACCACTCGAAGAACACATTGCCGGGCTCCTTCCGGGTGGCGAGGGTGAAGTCCTCGACGGCCGGGAGCCAGTTGTCGCGGTCGGCGCTGTGGAC
This region includes:
- a CDS encoding putative quinol monooxygenase, translating into MIFIAVKFTVHSADRDNWLPAVEDFTLATRKEPGNVFFEWSYSVENPDQFVLLEAFASPEAGEAHVKSQHFAAAMDTMADLVAQTPEIINVEVPGEGWSRMAELTPRVR